The genomic stretch ACACCTCATTCATTGGTAAAGAAGACAGGATTTACCCCGCACCCCAGCCCGGCGATAAATCACCAAGCTATTTTCGGCTGTCCCTTCGGGACAAGGATTACGTCCCGGAGGAGCGCAACACCTCACCGATTTGCAAACCAAATCGCATAATCTTTTACTGGCTGATAGTTGGACGAGGATTTATCCAGCACCTCCAAATCACATAGCGGAAATTCATACTTCTCGCGCCCATGTCGCAACAACACAAGTATTCCATAGATATCCTCAACATCATCATCAAAAACATCATATTCTTCATCATCATCTTCATAAATACCCACTACCGTTACCTGATCTCCTTCTTGTAACGGCCCCTCCTCTTGACACTCAAAGATCTCTGCCTCAAAGGGAAATTCCAACTCATCCTCAAGATACTCCTGCCATACCTCAAAGGCCGCCTCTTCACTCTCATCTTCAGCGTTGTCTAAGACGGCCTGTATTCTCCTGTCTATTTCCTCTGATTCTTCAGGATCTTCATCTGTCCAAGTAAAATCATGCTTGCTTTCAATATCTTCAATTGCTTTTACGACATCGTCCACACTATCTCTGGCCGTTGTCTGTTCAACATCTTCTGGTGCAAGATACACTCTGGCCCAGTCCAACCCTTCTACTTCACAGTAGACAATCGTCTTATCAGATAGCTGCTTGAGACTCAGGCTATCCCAATCTATGCCAATCAAACCGTCTTCTTCCTCAATTTCAGCGACCCGTCCCTGCCATCCGCCAATGTTGATATTTAAATCAAGTTCTTCAACATTCGGTTTTACAATGACAGAATCACCTAGCTGGAGCTTGCTTTGCGCCATAACAACCCTTAATGAATAATGTTTTTAACGTTTGTGCAGTTTTCGATTAATGTCAAGAAAGAGGGAATGGAATCCCCTGCCCGGTGATAAATCACCGGGCTATTTTCGGCTGTCCCTTCAGGACAATGGAGGACGTCCCAGAGGGATGCAACGAACTTAGCCTACCGTTTCAACGGTGGACGGGAGCTGCCTTCCTGCCAAAGATTGAGAAAATTTCATCTTCCGTAACAAAATCATCGCTTCTGCCTTCAGTAATAGCATTGGCCAGCCCGACCTCTTCCAGTGCCTCCAGCAAGACATCATAAATAAGGTCCCGTTTGCTTTTCAGCAGCTCAATCACCACTTCGGTAAGCAGCTCTTTGGTTTTTTCGTCACTGATAGAAAGTTCCATAATGAATCTCCTGTTACATTGCATATGTCTTCATTGAGCGGAACAAAACAACACTTCTTCCGCCGAGATAATTGACAGGCACCCGGCGTAACTCAATCGGGTCTTTACTCATCATAACCTCCCCGCCTCAATTAGAGCAATCATAGTAGGGGCGAACCTATGTGTTCGCCCTTTCAGCCGGGCAGACACACAGGTCTGCCCCTACAGAATATCGCACGGTATTCTACGGAACAGCCCCGAATCAACCCACCCGCAAAAAATACTTGCAGTTTACCCGAATCAGTTTCATACTAATCCTACATTCATATCCAGCGATACTATTCAATAATGATCGTTTTTGTCAATTCGGAAACACCGTTTCCACCCCTGCCCCTACCGGGCAGGTCAACCTGATACAGCGAGGTTATTTATGAAACAGCCGGAAGCCGCCTACTGGGTCGCTGCCATGTTAGGCACAAAGAAAGGGGTGTCGGACCTGAACGTCACCGTGGGCAAGGGCCTCCAGGTGGAGATCAACGGTGAGTTGACATCTGTTGAAGTGGATCCGCCGGTGGAGAAGCTCACTCCCTTCCAGACCGAAGTCTTCGCCCTCAATCTGATTAACGGCAACCAACGCCTCCTCAATGATTTGGTGCGCACAGGCTCCTGTGATCTTTCCTATGTGCTGGGAAAAGGAGCGCGTTTCAGGGTTAATATTTTCACCCAGAAGAGCTGTTATTCTACCGTTATGAGGAAATTGGAGACCACGATTCCCTCTATCGAGGATTTTGGCTTTCCACCATGCTTCTATGATATGGCGGAAGAGCGGAACGGGCTTATCCTCTTTACCGGCGGAACCGGAACCGGCAAGACCACCTCATTGGCCTCTATTTTAAACCAGATCAACAAAACACGATCAGTGCATCTTGTTACCCTGGAAGACCCTATTGAGTATGTTCATCCCCATAAAAAAGCCACCTTTAATCAGCGGGAGCAGGGCGATGACTTTGATAGCTTTGCCAGCGGCCTGCGTTCGGCCCTGCGTCAGGCACCCAAGGTAATCCTGGTCGGTGAAATTCGTGACCGGGAGACCCTGGAGATTGCTCTCACTGCGGCGGAGACCGGTCATGTGGTTTTTTCTTCTCTCCATACCATTGATGCAGGCCAGACCCTGAACCGTATTATTGGTATGTTTGAGCACGATGAGCAGGAACAGATCCGAGTTCGTTTGTCCGATACCATCCGCTGGGTGGTCAGTCAGCGCCTCCTGCCCAAGGTCGGGGGAGGGCGAGTTGCTTCCCAGGAGATTCTCCGCAGCAGCCTGCGGGTCACTGATATCTTGTTGAACGGTGAGGATGTCGAGGCAGATAAAACATTTTATAATGTGATTGAGGAAGGTTCTACCCTGAGCATGAAGACCTTTGACCAGGATATGCTGGATTTGTTTACCAGAGGGTTGATTGATGAAAAAGCGGCCCTGACCTATTGTACCAACCGCAGTGTGATTAAGCGGGGTATGGATAATATTAAGGCGGCCCGAGGTGAGAGCACAACCGACATTTCCGGGCTGTCTATGCAGGAAGAGGAAGAGGACGCATAAGGGGTTTCCACTGAACACGCTGAAATGAGATGTGATGCTGCGTGATGATATTGCATATGTTGTATAAGCAAGGAGAAAAGAATGATCAGTAACTGTCCCCACTGCCAGGGTGCGCTGAAATTTAATGCCGCCCAGGTGGCAAAGATTGAACAGGCCTTGAAGGCATTAAAGCCGGGTAAGCGTCTGCCTTTGAAATGCCCGCATTGCAAGAAACCCATGCAGCTTGATGCTGCCGGAGAGGTGGGGGGCGCTGCCGGAGCAGCGCCGAAAAAGACTCCAGGAAAGGCCCCTGAGAAGGCCGAGGAAAAGAAAGCTACAGCACCAGCAGCTGCCGAGGATGATACTATTAAGCCCCCTCCCCCTCCCCCTCTTGATTTTTTGGATGAAAAGCAGGGCGGTATCATGGACGATCATGTGCGGGATGTCCCTATGGCCTTGGTGCTGCATGCTGATGATGGTATCAGGCATCAACTGGGGGCGGCCATGGAGGCTCTCGGCTATCAGGTGGTGGCTTTGACCTCCCCCCAGGAGGCTATTGATCAGGTTTCCTCTATCAGTTTTGCCAGTATTGTTTTTCATGCCGACTTTGAGGGAGTACCCTTGAAGGAGTCAATCTTCCATGATTATATGCGTGAAATGCCCATGTCGAGACGGCGGATGATCTTTTATATCCTTATGGGTGACCAGTTCACCACCCTTTATGATATCCAGGCCCTTGCCAATAGTGCCAATCTTGTGATCTCGGATGATGATTTTAAAAATTTTCAGTTGGTGCTTCATAAAGCGATACCGTATTATGAACAGCTTTTTGGTCCTCTCCTTGAAGAGTTAAGTTCTTACGGGAAAAAATAAGAGCTGCATTTTAGGGGGGAGATATAGCCGGATTTTCCTCAGCTGAGGAGCCCGATCGAGAAAGGAGAGGTTGGGCCAATAAAAAAAAAGGCAGTCTTTCAGTATGAAACAGTTGTTTTTCAGGAATATCTTTGGTAAAAGTTTTGGGTTTATATTCTCGCCCATGGGGGGCGCTGGAAAAAATAAATAATGAGCTTATACTGATGACCGGTACGGACCGGTGAACAGGGGAAAAAACACCCATGACTGACAGTGGAATTCAGCCCGCAGTTGCGGCAGAAGAAGATGGCATGGAAGATATCAGCTTTGCTGAACTCTTCGAGCAAGAAGACAACAATACAGTGATCAATGTTCAGGAAGTTGCGATGGGAACAGTCGTTGACCTGAACAGCGATGCGGTACTCATTGACGTTGGTGATAAGGCGGAAAGCTATATCGCTATTGGCGAGTTCCGTAGGGAAGATCCTGATCGCGAGATTAAAATTGGTGATCAGTTTGAAGTCTTCATTGAAAAGAGGAAAGAAGAGGGCGGTCTGCTGCTTTCCCGCGAGAAGGCCATTGCCATTAAAGTCTGGGAACGGATCGCCACTATCCAGGAAGAAGACGGCACCATTGAAGGCCGTATCGATAACCGGGTTAAGGGCGGTATGTCTGTTGATATCGGTGTCCCCGCGTTCCTGCCGTATTCTCAGATAGACCTGCGTCCGGTCAAAGATCTGGATGCTCTTATCGGCGAAAGCTTTGAATTTAAGATCCTTAAGTTCAACCGTAAGCGGAATAACGTGGTTATTTCCCGTCGAGCTATCCTGGAAGACCAGCGTTCGCAATTGCGCGAGCAGATGCGGGCGACCTTGGAAGAGGGCCAGACCATTTGCGGTGCTATTACCAATATTACCGATTACGGTCTGTTCATCGATCTGGGCGGCATGGACGGACTCTGTCATATCACCGATCTGTCCTGGGGCCGGGTTTCCCATCCCTCCAAGCTGTACACTGTGGGTGAGGAGATCGAGGTCAAAGTGCTCAAGTACGACCAAGATTCCGATCGCGTTTCCCTTGGTGTTAAGCAGCTCAAGTCTGATCCGTGGGAGATGGTGCCGGACACCTATCCGATGGGCGCAAGAGTCAGCGGCAAGGTCGTTTCCATCACTGACTACGGTGCCTTTGTCGAGCTGGAGGAAGGCGTAGAGGGGCTTGTTCATATCTCTGAGATGAGCTGGTCCAAAAAACCGCGTCATCCATCCAAGATTGTCAGCGTCGGTTCTGAAATTGATGTACAGGTGCTGAAGGTGGAAGCCGAGACCAAGCGTATCTCTCTCGGTATGAAACAGCTACAGCCCAATCCTTGGGATGTGGTGGAAGAGAGCTATCCTATCGGAGCTGTTATCGAAGGAAAGATCAAAAACATCACTGACTTTGGTGTGTTTATCGGTATCGAAGAGGGTATCGACGGTCTGATCCATGTTTCTGATCTTTCTTGGACTGAGCGGATTAAGCATCCTTCGGAGAAGTACGCAAAAGGGGAGTCCATTCAGGCTGTTGTCCTGAAGATCGATAAGGAGAACGAGCGCTTTTCTCTCGGTGTAAAACAGCTGGAGCCGGATCCTTGGCAGGCAGCGGTGAATAATTATCCCACCGGTAGCCTGGTTGAAGGAAAGATCACTAATATCACTGACTTCGGTGTTTTTGTGCAGCTTGAAGAGGGTATTGAGGGATTGGTGCATGTTTCTGAAATCAGCCGTGAAAAAATCAAAACCCCGGTTGGAATGTTCAATGTAGGGGATATGTTGAAGACCACTGTCATTAATGTATCTGCTGCTGACCGCAAAATCGGTCTTTCCCTTAAGGCCTTGGAAGAGGACGGGGGAGAAAAAGGTGCGGACAGTAATGCACAGGAGACTCCCCAGAAGCAGCAGGCAGCTACTAAAGCCAGCTCTGGGCCTTCTACCTTCGGCGATTTGTTGAAGGCTGCTGCTGGTGCAGAGGAAGGAAAAGAGGAAGAAAAAGAGGAAGAGGAATCTTCTGACGACTAACTCTTTTTTTGTTAGCGGTCCAGTCTAAAGGGTATGACTTCTTGTCGTTGTATTAACAGGAAGTCGTACCCTTTCCTGTTGGTAGATAACAGGGACACTTACAGGAGCACCGTTTGTAGCGGTGATATGATGAATTATGATTAATTACAGATTTATTTAAAAGGGACACAAGATGCTCAAGCGTGAATTAGTAAGTGAGGTTACTGAGCAGTTAGGCGGCTATTATAAACAGGATGTAGCTCAGGCTGTCGATATTATATTGGAAAATATAACTCAAGCTCTGACGGAAGGGCGACGGGTTGAAATTCGGGGCTTTGGTAGTTTTTCAGTGAGAACGCGTAAGCCGCGCACGACCAAGAATCCGAAAACCGGCAAAATGATGGATATTCCGGCAAGAAAAACGCTGCATTTCACGATGAGCAAGTCACTCAAGGAAGTTCTTATTGAGGAGTAGTAACTCCGGCGTAACAGTAAGGCGCCCTTGCAATATTCTGTGATCGCGTTTGCTGTTTCAAGCCGATCAATCTTGGTATGTTTGAAATATGCCAAGATTGATCGGCTTTTTTTATGCCTTATTATGCCTGGCCATCATCTGCCGGAAGGGTTAAGGGGTCTTTCCTGTTCGCATTATTTCAGCAGAAGATTTCTACCGCCGAGAAAAATAACCCAGACCACTACGGTCAACCAGTGGATGATGATCGGCACCCAAAGGGATCGGGAAAGGATATATGTCAGGCTGCAGACGATACCCAGACAAAAGACAATGACAAGAAAATATGGATCGCAAAATAATGCCTGAGCGCCTGGGTTCACCGTCAGTGCGTTGAGTGGGTGCCAGAGGGTGAACAGGATCGCGCTGAGCAGGGTGGAAAACAGGATCGCTTTTGCCCCCCGTTGCTTGGTGTTGTTGGGGATCAGGATGCCGCGAAAAAAGGATTCTTCCAAGAGGGCAGGGAAGAGAAACAGGGCAAAGAAGGCCATGCAGGCAGTTCGTCCAGCCAGCATCTGGAAGGAATACAGAGAGCCTAGGTATCCAAGGGGGAGGGCTACGAGGGCAAAGAGCAGTGTTAATGCCAAAGATAATAGTAGTTTACGGAGCGGGGGTGTCCGGTACCCCTTGAGTAGGTTGTTTTTGAGGTGTTCGGGCATAATTCTCTGGGTCTCTCAGGATAATGAGGATTAAAAATGAACGAACCAGCGCAGATAGATTCGATTTTCTTCTTTCGGAAATGTCTCTCTCAAACATTTCAATGTTTGAGAGAGGGAGCGGAAGAAGGTTGAGATGAAGAGGAGGTGTCTTCCAGCCAAATTTCTCCCTGAAGTTCTTTCAGCACCGCATCGACCTCTTTTGCTAACTGAGCCTGCTGTGGAGCTGTCAGCCCTTTTTTGCCGAATCGCCCTTGATAGTACAGACGAAGACAGGAGTGAAGGCTATCAGAAAGTATCTTCAGGGAGTCTGTTGGTCTCATGCGTTGAATCCAACTGAGAGGGGGCTCCCAGGGATTTCGTTCAAAGCCCAACTCGTTCAAGCGCTGTTCTATTCGGTAAAACGGGGATTCTTCCAGCTGACTCTGCTCAGTTTTTTTCTCGATATCTGTTCGTACCCGTCGAATTTTCCTCCCTGCCCGGAGTCTTTTGGCAAGAATAATCATAAGTGGAAGAAGAAGGATCCACCACCATTTTTTCAATACCCCTTCCTCGGTTCCCCAGCGCCACTGAGAAAATTTAAACATTATGAATGACCAGAGATCCAGAAAAATGTGTAGGTTTGAGGATGCGGCTGCATCTTCAGTCTCAATCCAGGAAGAAGAAGTGGTGTCCAGATTGCTCCATATCCCGTTCATGTATACCATAGTCCAGGCATGGGCATGCCGAGCACGTACCACGATTTGCTCTTCTAACGTGCTCTCTTCATGGGCGGACCAGCCTGTGGCGTAGCGGGCCGGAATGCCACAGGCGCGGAGGAGCAGAACTGTCGCTGTGGCAAAGTATTCGCAATGGCCAGCACGGGACGTGAGGAGAAAGGTCGCTAATGAGGTACTGCCCTGCTCAGCAGCACGCAGTTTGAGGGAGTAGTTGAACTGATTCTGAAAAAAATCAGTGAGCACCGAGGGTATTTCTTCGGGCTTTCTGGATTGAAGATCCAGCTCTTCCATGATCTGTTGGATTGCAGGCAACTCTTCCTGCGGAACAATCAGGTCTCTTTCAGATGGAGGCAAGTCTTCGCTTATATCCAAATTATAGCGCACCTGATAACCGATCAAGCCAGGACCATCGTCGACTTTAACGGCCCCCAAAGGCGTCTTTTTTAAGATCGTTACCGGAAGATTTTGTAATTGATAGGTTCCCAGAGGTAAGGTGAGCATCCCTTTCTCATTGGCCAGTGGACTCCAGATCGTGAATGACTTACCGTTCCCCGGATCAGCTTGCAGGTTCCAGGTCGTGAGATCTTCTTCTGCTGTGACATCGGAAAACTGTGCCGGAGATGCGTGCCAGGTTGTGCCGCGATAGAGGTTATAGCTTGATTCCCGCAACAGGACCGGTTGAAACGGTTTATTTCCAGGCGTGACCCGGAAAACGATCCGGTCAGAGAGTTTCAGTTCTCCGATATCACCCATGGAGGTACTTCGTTTAAACGGATCGCTGTTTTTAGCAAGCCACCAATTGCCGACCATCCTCATAGCTACTTTTTGGAGATGGTACACCCCGAGCTGGCCAGCAAATCCTGCCCCTCCAATGAGCACCAAGAGCAAAAACCACAGGGTTGGGGAAAAACGTTTGGACCGCTGCGGCCAAAGTGCCCATGCGGTAAAGAGGAGCATTCCTACGAAGAAACTCCCGTCTTTGACGTTACCCGTTCCGGCTGCCAGTAGGCAAAGAGCGGCATAGTGAGGAGCTATATCTATCGTTCTGGGTTTATTATCTGCTGCAACGGCTTTGTTGCGGGCAAGCAGCATCAAGGAGCGCAGGTCAATTCTTCCTGCCACACTGTATTGCTGGGCAGCAAAGAGCGGGAAACAGATTGCAGGTAACCACCTGAGGGTTTTCATCGCAACTCTGGCGGCATCAGTTGTGAGAAGGAAAACAGCAAGTCCAGCCAGTATGATTGAACAGATATCAGTGATTCGATTGAAATCAGTCTGAGAGAGATCCCATTTTGTTGTGACATACCTTGATCCTTCAATAAGTAGCGCCATGGGCAGCGCTAAGAGGAGCAGATCGGTCTGCCAACCCCAGAAGAGGAGGATTGCGCCGGAGAAGAAAGGGGGAAAGGTCATAAATTCGCTGTTGAGAGAGTATTCTCTTTTGGTATTCGATTAATATTATTGAATATTATTCAGTATTCGTTTGCAGCCACATTTCAAGTAAAGCCAGATGCCAGAGTTTGCTTCCCTGTAAAGGCGTCATGTATTGATCCGGTGCGGATAAGAGTTTCTTCACATAGGAAGGCCGGAAGAGGCCTCGTTGTCTGCATTGCTTTGACAGCAAGGTATCGCGCATGAAATCCAAAAAATCTCCTTGAATATACTTTAAGGCCGGTACGGGGAAATAGCCCTTTGGCCGGTCGATCACGGCGGCAGGCAAGAGATCACGAGCAATCCTTTTGAGGGGATATTTCCCGTTTTCTTTGAGCTTCAAGGCAGGCGGCATCTGGAGTGCGGTCTCCACAACCGTATGATCAAGATAAGGCACCCGCGCTTCGAGGCCCCATGCCATCGTCATGTTGTCCACTCGTTTGACGGGATCATCGACAACTAAGGTCGTCACATCCATCCGCCATATCTTATCCATATCTGTTGTCGCGCCTTTTTGAGAAAGGAGCTCGTGGATAAGCTCGGAGGTGCAATCACCTCTATGGTAATCAGGGTGGACGGTCTCCAGGAATTCCGTATGACTTCGATCAAAATAGTATTTCTTGAATCGTTCCACCAGATCCCCCTGCTCGGCTGCCATAAAGGGATACCAGAAATAGCCAGCAAAGACTTCATCAGCTCCTTGACCACTTTGGACAACCGGCACAGTCTGGGACACGCGTTCACTGAGCAGATAAAAGGCCACCGCATCCTGGGCCACC from Candidatus Electrothrix communis encodes the following:
- a CDS encoding calcium-binding protein — protein: MAQSKLQLGDSVIVKPNVEELDLNINIGGWQGRVAEIEEEDGLIGIDWDSLSLKQLSDKTIVYCEVEGLDWARVYLAPEDVEQTTARDSVDDVVKAIEDIESKHDFTWTDEDPEESEEIDRRIQAVLDNAEDESEEAAFEVWQEYLEDELEFPFEAEIFECQEEGPLQEGDQVTVVGIYEDDDEEYDVFDDDVEDIYGILVLLRHGREKYEFPLCDLEVLDKSSSNYQPVKDYAIWFANR
- a CDS encoding PilT/PilU family type 4a pilus ATPase, encoding MKQPEAAYWVAAMLGTKKGVSDLNVTVGKGLQVEINGELTSVEVDPPVEKLTPFQTEVFALNLINGNQRLLNDLVRTGSCDLSYVLGKGARFRVNIFTQKSCYSTVMRKLETTIPSIEDFGFPPCFYDMAEERNGLILFTGGTGTGKTTSLASILNQINKTRSVHLVTLEDPIEYVHPHKKATFNQREQGDDFDSFASGLRSALRQAPKVILVGEIRDRETLEIALTAAETGHVVFSSLHTIDAGQTLNRIIGMFEHDEQEQIRVRLSDTIRWVVSQRLLPKVGGGRVASQEILRSSLRVTDILLNGEDVEADKTFYNVIEEGSTLSMKTFDQDMLDLFTRGLIDEKAALTYCTNRSVIKRGMDNIKAARGESTTDISGLSMQEEEEDA
- a CDS encoding 30S ribosomal protein S1; this encodes MTDSGIQPAVAAEEDGMEDISFAELFEQEDNNTVINVQEVAMGTVVDLNSDAVLIDVGDKAESYIAIGEFRREDPDREIKIGDQFEVFIEKRKEEGGLLLSREKAIAIKVWERIATIQEEDGTIEGRIDNRVKGGMSVDIGVPAFLPYSQIDLRPVKDLDALIGESFEFKILKFNRKRNNVVISRRAILEDQRSQLREQMRATLEEGQTICGAITNITDYGLFIDLGGMDGLCHITDLSWGRVSHPSKLYTVGEEIEVKVLKYDQDSDRVSLGVKQLKSDPWEMVPDTYPMGARVSGKVVSITDYGAFVELEEGVEGLVHISEMSWSKKPRHPSKIVSVGSEIDVQVLKVEAETKRISLGMKQLQPNPWDVVEESYPIGAVIEGKIKNITDFGVFIGIEEGIDGLIHVSDLSWTERIKHPSEKYAKGESIQAVVLKIDKENERFSLGVKQLEPDPWQAAVNNYPTGSLVEGKITNITDFGVFVQLEEGIEGLVHVSEISREKIKTPVGMFNVGDMLKTTVINVSAADRKIGLSLKALEEDGGEKGADSNAQETPQKQQAATKASSGPSTFGDLLKAAAGAEEGKEEEKEEEESSDD
- a CDS encoding HU family DNA-binding protein yields the protein MLKRELVSEVTEQLGGYYKQDVAQAVDIILENITQALTEGRRVEIRGFGSFSVRTRKPRTTKNPKTGKMMDIPARKTLHFTMSKSLKEVLIEE
- a CDS encoding CPBP family glutamic-type intramembrane protease, translating into MPEHLKNNLLKGYRTPPLRKLLLSLALTLLFALVALPLGYLGSLYSFQMLAGRTACMAFFALFLFPALLEESFFRGILIPNNTKQRGAKAILFSTLLSAILFTLWHPLNALTVNPGAQALFCDPYFLVIVFCLGIVCSLTYILSRSLWVPIIIHWLTVVVWVIFLGGRNLLLK
- a CDS encoding transglutaminase-like domain-containing protein yields the protein MTFPPFFSGAILLFWGWQTDLLLLALPMALLIEGSRYVTTKWDLSQTDFNRITDICSIILAGLAVFLLTTDAARVAMKTLRWLPAICFPLFAAQQYSVAGRIDLRSLMLLARNKAVAADNKPRTIDIAPHYAALCLLAAGTGNVKDGSFFVGMLLFTAWALWPQRSKRFSPTLWFLLLVLIGGAGFAGQLGVYHLQKVAMRMVGNWWLAKNSDPFKRSTSMGDIGELKLSDRIVFRVTPGNKPFQPVLLRESSYNLYRGTTWHASPAQFSDVTAEEDLTTWNLQADPGNGKSFTIWSPLANEKGMLTLPLGTYQLQNLPVTILKKTPLGAVKVDDGPGLIGYQVRYNLDISEDLPPSERDLIVPQEELPAIQQIMEELDLQSRKPEEIPSVLTDFFQNQFNYSLKLRAAEQGSTSLATFLLTSRAGHCEYFATATVLLLRACGIPARYATGWSAHEESTLEEQIVVRARHAHAWTMVYMNGIWSNLDTTSSSWIETEDAAASSNLHIFLDLWSFIMFKFSQWRWGTEEGVLKKWWWILLLPLMIILAKRLRAGRKIRRVRTDIEKKTEQSQLEESPFYRIEQRLNELGFERNPWEPPLSWIQRMRPTDSLKILSDSLHSCLRLYYQGRFGKKGLTAPQQAQLAKEVDAVLKELQGEIWLEDTSSSSQPSSAPSLKH
- a CDS encoding N-acetylglutaminylglutamine amidotransferase → MLKAYDAWGEECPKHLHGMFAFAIWDERKKSMFVCRDRVGIKPLYFSLSSDKIRFASNMQALLATGEIDTGIDPIALHHHLTLHAVVPAPRTLLQGVKKLEPGTSMTIDQQGRHHIRRYWHLEAQRPDRKVSEAEWIEKVHSSLNKAVQQYFSIADVPVGVLLSGGLDSSLLVGLLAQAGVEKIPTFSIGFEDGPSEKGNEFEFSDLIAEYFHTDHHRYIISNNEVLKYLPDAVRAMSEPMVAQDAVAFYLLSERVSQTVPVVQSGQGADEVFAGYFWYPFMAAEQGDLVERFKKYYFDRSHTEFLETVHPDYHRGDCTSELIHELLSQKGATTDMDKIWRMDVTTLVVDDPVKRVDNMTMAWGLEARVPYLDHTVVETALQMPPALKLKENGKYPLKRIARDLLPAAVIDRPKGYFPVPALKYIQGDFLDFMRDTLLSKQCRQRGLFRPSYVKKLLSAPDQYMTPLQGSKLWHLALLEMWLQTNTE